Proteins found in one Xyrauchen texanus isolate HMW12.3.18 chromosome 30, RBS_HiC_50CHRs, whole genome shotgun sequence genomic segment:
- the pcsk9 gene encoding proprotein convertase subtilisin/kexin type 9, producing MRGVVTVCCLSLLLCLVAVVEGGEDNTEDDEMILSLILQDDNQPEADSEPSAQIYRCSKDAWCMPGQYIVVMRNGTHVNQVERTARRLRANAAKRGYLIEIIQTYSGAFRGFLVKMSSDVLHMAVKLPHVEYIEEDSSIFAQSIPWNLERIIQNKHETGKYSPLNDGAQVAVYLMDTSIQVGHREIEGRVMVTDFNSVPEEDGVRIHRQASQCDSHGTHIAGVVSGRDSGVARGASVNSVRVLNCQGKGTISGALAGLEYIQSSLRAQPIRPVILLLPFVGGFSRTLNAACRKMVELGSVLIAAAGNYNDDACLYSPASEPEVITVGAVNFADQPLSTGTTGTNVGRCVDVFAPGDDIISASSDCPTCFTTKSGTSQAAAHVTGIAAVLLNLNPKSSSAEVLQQLLYHSLKQVINPESLPQYHRLTTPNMVVALPDPASTLTGEELLCRSIWSERSRATSFETAGAHCRPGEEMLSCSTFSLNGVRAGERIEERNGQKECVAVNGNGGQGVYAIARCCTGHKGHCQIWESPQKGMDAECPSTDQQLTGCSFFSESGDISASDRPLHGNRRACPARRGVMSYATCCHASTLECRLKVHDPTGFSKQVEVSCEDSWTLTGCEALTRDCVTHGSYALGNTCVVNTSGGDEGASAIATCCRLRPSQQQPINSMTTDDHLDV from the exons GACGCATGGTGCATGCCAGGTCAATATATAGTGGTGATGCGGAACGGGACGCACGTGAACCAGGTGGAGCGCACAGCACGCAGACTCCGTGCTAATGCTGCAAAGCGCGGATACCTGATCGAAATTATTCAGACCTATTCTGGAGCCTTCCGTGGGTTTTTGGTGAAAATGAGCAGTGATGTTCTTCACATG GCAGTAAAGCTGCCCCATGTGGAATACATTGAAGAGGATTCCTCAATCTTTGCTCAGAGCATCCCTTGGAACCTTGAGCGCATCATTCAAAACAAACATGAGACTGGAAAATACTCACCACTCA atgatGGTGCACAGGTGGCAGTGTATCTCATGGACACAAGCATTCAAGTGGGCCATCGTGAGATTGAGGGCAGAGTGATGGTGACCGACTTTAACAGCGTGCCAGAAGAGGATGGGGTCAGGATTCACAGGCAG GCTAGTCAGTGTGACAGTCATGGTACGCACATAGCAGGCGTGGTGAGTGGGCGGGACTCGGGTGTGGCTCGAGGTGCCAGTGTAAACAGTGTTCGAGTTCTGAACTGCCAAGGCAAGGGTACCATATCGGGAGCTTTGGCAG GTCTGGAGTATATTCAGTCATCTCTGAGGGCCCAGCCTATTAGACCTGTGATCCTACTGCTTCCATTTGTGGGGGGATTCAGTCGCACCCTTAATGCTGCCTGCAGGAAAATGGTTGAACTGGGCTCAGTGCTTATTGCTGCAGCTGGTAACTATAACGATGATGCCTGCCTGTACTCACCAGCTTCAGAGCCTGAG GTGATAACTGTAGGGGCAGTTAATTTTGCTGATCAGCCGCTTAGTACAGGGACGACCGGCACTAATGTTGGCCGTTGTGTGGATGTGTTCGCACCtggtgatgacatcatcagtgcaTCCAGTGATTGCCCCACCTGCTTCACCACAAAGAGCGGAACATCGCAGGCAGCGGCACATGTCACTG GTATAGCTGCGGTGCTCCTGAATCTTAATCCAAAGTCCAGCTCTGCTGAGGTTCTGCAACAGCTCCTCTATCATTCATTGAAACAGGTCATTAACCCAGAGTCTCTGCCCCAGTACCACCGTCTCACTACACCCAACATGGTGGTCGCCCTGCCTGACCCAGCCTCCACACTCACAG GTGAGGAGCTTCTCTGTCGATCCATTTGGTCTGAGAGGTCAAGGGCTACAAGTTTTGAAACAGCTGGTGCCCACTGTCGGCCCGGTGAAGAGATGCTGAGCTGTTCTACATTCTCATTAAACGGTGTGCGAGCTGGAGAGAGAATAGAG GAGAGAAATGGACAGAAAGAGTGTGTTGCTGTCAATGGGAATGGAGGGCAAGGTGTGTATGCTATAGCTCGCTGCTGCACAGGGCATAAGGGTCATTGCCAGATTTGGGAGAGTCCTCAGAAGGGAATGGATGCAGAATGTCCTAGCACAGACCAACAGCTAACAG GCTGTAGTTTTTTCTCTGAATCTGGAGACATATCGGCCTCTGATCGACCTCTACATGGCAATCGCAGGGCATGTCCTGCTAGAAGGGGTGTGATGTCATATGCCACCTGTTGCCACGCCTCCACTCTGGAGTGCCGGCTGAAAGTACATGACCCCACGGGCTTCAGCAAGCAG GTGGAGGTTTCATGTGAGGATTCATGGACACTAACTGGATGTGAGGCTCTGACACGTGATTGTGTCACTCATGGTTCATACGCTCTTGGAAACACCTGTGTAGTTAATACATCTGGAGGAGACGAAGGAGCTTCAGCAATCGCCACCTGCTGCAGGCTCCGCCCCtcccagcagcagccaatcaacAGCATGACCACTGATGACCACCTTGATGTTTGA